From Daucus carota subsp. sativus chromosome 6, DH1 v3.0, whole genome shotgun sequence, the proteins below share one genomic window:
- the LOC108224921 gene encoding inactive protein kinase SELMODRAFT_444075, translated as MTSELKVGTQERSSNASAKIVVAVKASNEVPKTALVWALTHVVQPGDCITLLVVVPSQSSGRKWGFPRFAGDCASGHRRSHLGTSSEQKVDITDSCSQMILQLHDVYDPNKINVKTKLVPVSPCGSVAAEAKKIQTSWVVLDKHLKHEEKRCMEELQCNIVVIKKSQPKVLRLNLVGSPKKEPEADCQLPCEVSQTSTSKKRLEKNESLDSIRGPQVTPTSSPEVFTATEAGTPSVSSSDPSTSPFLIPEINKDMKEQLLAEKYNCQLDALSSDSDSEDMSTSSSLRFQPWMKDIGNSRRQSSPSEESSHSSKYHIQTSTMRALHEKFSKLDLKTGYGVENYRPDMEFSGDVREAISLSRNATLGPPPLCSICQHKTPTFGKPPRWFTFAELELATGGFSQANFLAEGGYGSVHRGVLPDGQAVAVKQHKLASSQGDREFCSEVEVLSCAQHRNVVMLIGFCIEDGQRLLVYEYICHGSLDSHLYGRHRDILEWSARQKIALGAARGLRYLHEECRVGCIVHRDMRPNNILITHDFEPLVGDFGLARWQPDGDTGVDTRVIGTFGYLAPEYAESGQITEKADVYSFGVVLVELVTGRKAVDLDRPRGQQCLTEWARPLLEEYAIDELVDPQLMDKYSEEEVYCMLQAASLCISRDPQSRPRMSQVIRILEGDTIMESSHMSTPGHDAHSRSGRMYLNHQQQQHEHFSPASLKDAFGSFSGKLSIDANIRPALRERDRGRRASCENEL; from the exons ATGACTTCGGAATTGAAGGTGGGAACGCAAGAAAGGAGCTCCAATGCTTCAGCAAAGATTGTAGTGGCTGTCAAGGCATCGAATGAAGTACCAAAAACAGCACTTGTTTGGGCTCTGACTCATGTTGTTCAACCTGGGGATTGCATCACTCTGCTTGTGGTTGTCCCTTCACAAAGTTCAG GAAGGAAATGGGGTTTCCCAAGATTTGCAGGGGACTGTGCCAGTGGCCACCGAAGATCTCACCTAGGAACAAGTTCGGAACAAAAAGTTGATATTACAGATTCATGCTCTCAGATGATTTTACAGCTCCATGATGTTTATGATCCTAATAAG ATAAATGTGAAAACAAAACTTGTTCCTGTATCTCCATGCGGGTCGGTAGCGGCAGAAGCAAAAAAGATTCAAACTAGTTGGGTCGTACTGGACAA ACATCTAAAACATGAAGAGAAACGGTGCATGGAAGAGCTACAGTGCAACATTGTGGTTATAAAGAAATCACAACCAAAAGTTCTCCGTCTAAATTTAGTTGGATCACCTAAAAAGGAACCAGAAGCTGACTGTCAATTACCTTGTGAGGTGAGTCAGACGTCTACGTCTAAGAAGCGACTGGAAAAGAACGAATCTCTTGATTCCATTCGAGGACCTCAAGTTACTCCAACCAGCAGTCCCGAGGTTTTTACTGCAACTGAAGCCGGAACACCATCAGTTTCAAGTTCTGATCCAAGTACTTCCCCATTTTTAATTCCTGAGATAAATAAAGATATGAAGGAGCAATTGTTAGCTGAAAAATATAATTGCCAACTCGATGCACTGAGCTCTGACTCAGACAGTGAAGATATGTCAACTTCCTCTAGTTTGAGGTTCCAGCCATGGATGAAAGACATTGGCAACTCTCGACGTCAATCGTCCCCAAGTGAAGAAAGTTCACACAGTTCAAAATACCACATTCAAACTAGTACTATGAGGGCCTTGCACGAGAAGTTCTCTAAACTTGATCTAAAAACTGGATACGGAGTGGAAAACTATAGACCCGATATGGAATTCAGTGGAGATGTTAGAGAAGCAATTTCTCTATCCAGAAATGCAACCCTGGGCCCCCCTCCATTATGTTCGATATGTCAGCACAAGACACCTACATTTGGGAAGCCACCAAGATGGTTCACCTTTGCTGAATTGGAACTTGCTACTGGAGGTTTTTCTCAAGCAAATTTCTTAGCTGAAGGAGGCTATGGGTCTGTTCACAGAGGAGTCCTTCCTGATGGTCAGGCAGTCGCTGTCAAGCAACACAAATTAGCAAGTTCTCAAGGTGATCGAGAATTCTGCTCTGAAGTGGAAGTTCTTAGCTGTGCCCAACACCGGAACGTTGTAATGTTGATTGGATTTTGTATTGAGGATGGTCAGAGGCTACTAGTTTATGAATATATCTGCCACGGATCTTTGGATTCACATCTCTATG GACGTCATCGAGATATATTGGAGTGGTCAGCGCGACAGAAGATTGCCTTGGGAGCTGCTCGAGGATTGCGATATTTGCATGAAGAATGTAGAGTTGGCTGCATTGTACACCGTGACATGCGGCCCAACAATATTCTCATCACCCATGATTTTGAACCACTG GTTGGAGATTTTGGCCTAGCGAGGTGGCAGCCTGACGGGGACACTGGAGTAGATACTAGAGTTATTGGAACATTTGG GTATTTGGCTCCAGAATATGCTGAAAGTGGCCAGATTACAGAAAAGGCTGATGTCTATTCTTTTGGGGTGGTTCTAGTTGAGCTTGTAACCGGAAGAAAAGCAGTGGATCTTGACCGACCAAGGGGTCAGCAGTGCCTCACAGAATGG GCACGACCACTCTTGGAGGAATATGCAATTGATGAGTTGGTGGACCCTCAGTTAATGGACAAATATTCAGAAGAGGAGGTCTATTGCATGTTGCAAGCTGCGTCCTTGTGCATCAGCCGCGATCCACAATCACGACCACGCATGTCTCAG GTGATCCGGATACTCGAAGGTGACACAATCATGGAATCAAGTCACATGTCAACTCCTGGACATGACGCACACAGTCGGAGTGGAAGGATGTACCTAAATCATCAGCAGCAGCAACATGAGCACTTCAGTCCTGCATCGTTGAAAGATGCATTTGGCAGCTTTAGTGGAAAGCTTTCTATTGATGCTAACATTAGGCCTGCTTTGAGGGAGAGGGATAGAGGTAGGAGAGCTTCATGTGAGAATGAGTTGTGA